A part of Paenibacillus sp. IHBB 10380 genomic DNA contains:
- a CDS encoding ABC-2 transporter permease, protein MRGLIRNNFYSMASNIRLALVIAGFLALVPLVLKDTTMISMIFGIQIFLFIANTGTSLRVDETSRWNKFELTLPIRRRTIIGAKYVSFSILILFGVMMSLLTLAVVYVVGLQLDSRAVIYSFGFGLTLSITSVALMYPIMLRIGTEKNELVVFFSGFGAIGIMLVLAALLAPVTGGMELRHPLVSMVSSCTAIILFIISFFVSVHIHRNKEFK, encoded by the coding sequence ATGAGGGGACTAATCCGCAACAATTTTTATTCTATGGCAAGCAATATCCGCTTAGCTTTAGTAATAGCCGGTTTTTTAGCATTGGTTCCTTTGGTACTCAAGGATACGACGATGATTTCGATGATTTTTGGCATACAAATATTCCTGTTTATTGCCAATACTGGCACCTCGCTGCGAGTGGATGAAACCTCCAGATGGAACAAATTTGAACTGACGCTACCGATCCGACGCCGAACTATTATTGGGGCGAAGTACGTGTCATTCTCCATACTGATCCTCTTTGGAGTGATGATGAGTTTGCTTACTCTTGCAGTTGTCTATGTTGTAGGTTTGCAACTCGATTCTCGGGCTGTGATATATAGTTTTGGATTCGGACTTACGTTGTCGATCACATCAGTGGCTTTGATGTATCCAATAATGCTGAGGATCGGTACGGAAAAAAATGAACTCGTCGTATTCTTTTCGGGATTTGGCGCTATAGGGATTATGCTGGTACTTGCCGCATTACTGGCGCCTGTTACAGGAGGCATGGAGCTTCGTCACCCGTTAGTCAGTATGGTGTCATCGTGTACGGCAATAATCCTGTTTATCATATCATTCTTTGTTTCAGTCCACATTCATCGGAATAAAGAGTTTAAGTAG
- a CDS encoding alanine--tRNA ligase — MVKMTPDELRKSYIDFMKGIGASQVPSSSLLPENDPSTLFTGSGMQPMVPYLLGEKHPIGNEIANIQKCLRTVDIDEVGDTSHLTFFEMIGRWEFKANENNYKKKQIDAIWNWHIIELGIDPGRLYISAFIGSDDLNIQKDTEAIHIWSEKFKSVGIEPIIEDDPYQYGASRGGKIFLYDEKENWWSRAGSPLDMPVGEPGGSDSEMFYDLEPGGDSLDHPASVSERFLEIGNNVFMCYKKEDTGFVKMQNPNIDYGGGLERVATALNGDKDIYNTAFFLNPKKKLMELSGKQYTDDLKSFRIILDHVRAATFLINDGAEPANSDAGYITRRLLRRAIRAGKKIGIQGSFVGELSEVYIDEATAYEDLIGNKKKVIEIVNKEENLFYRTLQQGEFEIQKHLKNKGKVTGADAFYFYETYGFPLELTEEFLTESGYSMEDKASYIEAAKKHAEKSRTASAGKFKGGLAEHSTETTALHTVSHLLLAGLREVLGDHVHQQGSNITSERLRFDFNHDEKLTPEQIAEVEKYVNDAISSKAVTYISELPKIEAKECNVEGNFWDKYPDIVKVYTIKDNEGKVWSREVCGGPHVEDTTNLGKFSIKKEQSSAAGVRRIKGVINKYFQNAEQ, encoded by the coding sequence ATGGTGAAAATGACACCAGATGAGTTAAGAAAATCATATATTGATTTTATGAAAGGAATAGGGGCTAGCCAAGTGCCCTCTTCTAGCTTGTTACCAGAAAATGATCCCTCAACGTTGTTTACAGGAAGTGGAATGCAACCTATGGTTCCATATTTATTGGGGGAAAAGCATCCGATAGGTAATGAGATTGCTAATATTCAGAAGTGTTTAAGGACAGTGGATATTGATGAAGTAGGAGATACGTCGCATCTGACATTTTTTGAAATGATAGGTCGATGGGAGTTTAAAGCAAATGAAAATAACTATAAGAAAAAGCAAATCGATGCCATTTGGAATTGGCATATTATCGAATTAGGAATTGATCCTGGCAGGCTGTATATCAGTGCTTTTATAGGAAGTGATGATTTGAATATACAGAAAGATACGGAAGCCATTCATATCTGGTCAGAAAAATTTAAATCAGTTGGTATAGAACCTATCATTGAAGATGATCCCTATCAATATGGGGCATCTAGAGGTGGAAAAATATTCTTATACGATGAAAAAGAAAATTGGTGGAGTCGAGCCGGAAGTCCATTGGATATGCCTGTTGGTGAACCGGGTGGGTCTGATAGTGAAATGTTCTATGATCTTGAACCAGGCGGTGATTCACTGGATCATCCTGCTTCTGTAAGCGAGAGGTTTTTAGAAATTGGGAACAACGTATTTATGTGTTACAAAAAAGAAGACACAGGATTTGTAAAAATGCAAAATCCCAATATTGATTATGGAGGCGGATTAGAAAGGGTTGCAACAGCCCTTAATGGTGACAAGGATATTTATAATACGGCTTTCTTCCTTAATCCCAAGAAAAAATTGATGGAGTTAAGTGGTAAACAATATACTGACGATTTAAAGTCGTTTAGAATCATACTTGATCATGTGAGAGCGGCTACTTTTCTAATTAATGATGGTGCGGAGCCAGCTAATAGTGATGCAGGGTATATAACAAGAAGGTTATTAAGAAGGGCGATTCGTGCAGGTAAAAAAATAGGTATACAAGGAAGTTTTGTGGGTGAGTTGTCTGAAGTTTATATAGATGAAGCAACAGCTTATGAGGATTTGATCGGTAATAAAAAGAAAGTTATCGAAATAGTAAATAAGGAAGAAAATCTTTTCTATAGAACTTTACAGCAAGGAGAATTTGAAATACAAAAACATCTTAAGAATAAGGGTAAAGTTACAGGTGCAGATGCCTTTTATTTTTACGAAACATATGGGTTTCCCTTGGAGTTGACGGAAGAGTTTCTAACTGAAAGTGGATATAGCATGGAGGACAAGGCGTCTTATATAGAGGCGGCAAAGAAACATGCTGAAAAGAGCAGAACTGCTTCTGCGGGTAAATTTAAAGGTGGATTAGCTGAACATTCAACAGAAACAACAGCGCTGCACACGGTATCTCATTTATTACTTGCTGGTTTAAGGGAAGTTTTAGGTGATCATGTTCATCAACAAGGAAGTAATATTACTTCAGAACGATTACGGTTTGACTTCAACCATGATGAAAAACTTACGCCAGAGCAAATAGCTGAGGTGGAAAAGTATGTGAATGATGCGATTTCATCAAAAGCAGTTACCTATATTTCAGAGCTGCCTAAAATTGAAGCGAAAGAATGTAATGTTGAAGGGAATTTTTGGGATAAATATCCGGATATCGTTAAGGTGTATACAATCAAAGATAACGAAGGGAAAGTTTGGAGTCGAGAAGTATGTGGAGGACCTCATGTAGAAGATACAACAAACTTAGGAAAGTTCAGTATTAAAAAAGAACAATCTTCTGCTGCTGGAGTTAGAAGGATTAAAGGAGTAATTAATAAATATTTCCAGAACGCGGAACAATAG
- a CDS encoding GntR family transcriptional regulator, translated as MEIVISSNTSKPIYEQISSQIKAMVMKGELKTGDPIPSMRSLAKTIHVSVITVQKAYEDLQRDGFIETTVGRGSFISAQNRNFIQEEQQKIIEEYLRLATETARTSGINLEQLIELLKLYYRED; from the coding sequence TTGGAAATTGTTATCAGCAGTAATACGAGTAAGCCAATCTATGAACAAATCTCTTCACAAATCAAAGCGATGGTGATGAAAGGAGAATTAAAAACAGGCGATCCAATTCCATCTATGCGTTCGCTCGCCAAGACGATCCATGTAAGTGTGATCACGGTGCAAAAAGCATATGAAGATTTGCAACGTGATGGGTTTATTGAAACGACGGTTGGACGAGGTAGTTTTATCTCCGCACAAAATCGAAATTTTATCCAAGAAGAACAGCAGAAAATAATTGAAGAATATTTAAGGTTGGCCACGGAAACCGCACGAACTAGCGGGATAAATTTAGAACAACTCATAGAGCTTTTAAAGTTGTATTACAGGGAGGACTAG
- a CDS encoding ABC transporter ATP-binding protein, with protein sequence MNYCLEVKSLSKTYPGSNFSLDNVSFSIPQGSIMGFVGENGAGKTTTISSILNVVKRDSGMIKIFGEEMTEERTDILNNIGVVFDAINFPEALTANRLAAVFNDIYQKWDGDLFRNLIRRLQVPAHIKIKDLSRGMTMKLAVAVALSHGAKLLLLDEATSGLDPVVREEMLDLFLEFVENEEHSILMSSHITSDLEKIADYITFIHNGKIILTEQKDLLLYKYGIARCKVEQFQNLDKLEYLAYRKRGLQIDVLISNKGSFAKKHHEIIVDDVTIDEIMLLLVKGDK encoded by the coding sequence ATGAATTATTGTTTAGAAGTCAAAAGCCTTTCGAAGACCTATCCCGGTTCCAATTTTAGTTTGGATAATGTCTCTTTTTCCATTCCTCAAGGAAGTATCATGGGATTTGTGGGAGAGAATGGGGCGGGCAAAACGACGACCATTAGTTCAATTTTGAATGTGGTCAAGCGAGACAGCGGGATGATCAAAATCTTTGGCGAAGAAATGACGGAGGAACGAACTGACATCCTCAACAATATCGGGGTTGTGTTTGATGCAATTAATTTCCCCGAGGCTCTAACTGCCAACAGGTTAGCTGCGGTGTTTAATGATATTTATCAAAAATGGGACGGCGATCTCTTCCGGAATCTAATCCGCAGACTTCAGGTGCCTGCTCACATAAAAATAAAAGATCTGTCACGTGGCATGACTATGAAGCTAGCCGTGGCAGTGGCTTTGTCGCATGGAGCAAAACTGCTGCTGTTGGACGAGGCTACTTCCGGCCTTGACCCTGTTGTCAGAGAAGAGATGCTAGATTTGTTTTTAGAGTTTGTGGAAAATGAAGAGCATTCCATTCTCATGTCTTCACACATTACCAGTGACTTGGAAAAAATTGCAGATTATATCACGTTTATTCACAATGGCAAAATCATTTTAACAGAGCAAAAAGATTTGCTGTTGTACAAATATGGAATTGCCCGTTGCAAAGTGGAGCAGTTTCAGAATCTTGACAAGTTAGAGTATCTTGCATACAGGAAAAGAGGACTACAAATCGATGTATTGATCTCTAACAAAGGGAGTTTTGCCAAGAAGCATCATGAAATCATCGTCGATGATGTGACCATTGATGAAATTATGCTGTTACTGGTCAAGGGGGATAAATAA